A genome region from Tenebrio molitor chromosome 4, icTenMoli1.1, whole genome shotgun sequence includes the following:
- the LOC138128488 gene encoding uncharacterized protein: MSYHLEKRARMEGGSANEVQRKSTSPKKICSLSTQSFSEIIHVAAFVDKTLFIKDFLEADDEVIVALAPRRFGKSTNMDMVKEFLTGNKKLFQDNQLKIWKEERFFFDKYCQENPVIYVDFKNITARTTDGLLQSLKKLIHWAFNEHQYLIKKIDGKYSWSDTKLEVLGSIEEFEKYWKPSKHLSRGDVIDGLKLLSHCLHVYHNKPVYVLIDEFDSPIMYIMFRFSTSKNDVLDETIEVIGRIMSITFKNNEHIKKGLINACVRVAEVLSGDANNIQYYQFLRKPRFAPYFGFTDTEVKSLLEKEEFAPFNNEDVKKWYNGYKLTTSDDSTIYSCLSVLKYLWTSHGMKEPCFKDYWVDSGSITYLEHLFGHYLIHELIEDLIDGEEIEIKAIQKFAKENIIALQNLIHQELKSIDMSHAHLFLQFLTENGYLNVLRTSTENETITIRIPNHEIRTLLRGKCYDVGLFSQKHQLSGKNIEGYLVALESVLTREDKNVFKEYAKAVSKLFDGAIMPQNEDEFHCILFVLTYNVKDYIVRSELSISRTKPKGRPPHLDLFMILNEAGLIVELKSSVAALSQIRTRQYESSFNNYKNVTKKIFMGLHMTKEGKVSLTYTIGDSPPETVTSHE; the protein is encoded by the exons ATGAgttatcatctagaaaaacgAGCAAGAATGGAAGGAGGAAGTGCAAATGAGGTACAAAGAAAg AGCACATCaccaaagaaaatatgtagtttgtcCACACAATCATTTAGTGAAATCATACACGTTGCTGCCTTTGTGGATAAGACGCTATTTATTAAAGACTTTCTTGAAGCAGATGATGAAGTGATAGTAGCTTTGGCGCCTCGCCGCTTTGGGAAATCAACAAACATGGACATGGTGAAAGAATTCCTAACAGGGAACAAAAAACTCTTCCAAGACAATCAGTTAAAAATATGGAAAGAggaaaggtttttttttgataagtaCTGCCAAGAGAATCCTGTCATATACGTGGACTTTAAAAATATCACTGCTAGAACTACAGATGGACTCCTTCAATCATTAAAGAAGCTCATTCACTGGGCATTTAATGAACATCAGtatcttataaaaaaaatagatggaAAATATTCTTGGTCAGATACGAAATTGGAGGTTCTGGGCTCTATTGAAGAATTTGAGAAGTATTGGAAACCTTCTAAACATTTAAGTCGAGGTGATGTGATCGATGGATTGAAGCTCTTATCTCACTGTTTACATGTGTACCATAACAAACCCGTTTATGTATTAATCGATGAATTCGATTCTCCTATCATGTACATCATGTTCCGGTTTTCAACTTCAAAGAATGATGTTCTGGACGAAACCATCGAAGTTATCGGTCGCATCATGTCCATTACGTTCAAAAACAACGAACATATCAAGAAAGGCTTAATAAATGCCTGTGTCCGCGTCGCAGAAGTTTTATCTGGCGACGCGAACAACATCCAGTATTATCAGTTTTTGAGAAAACCTAGATTTGCTCCTTATTTTGGATTTACAGATACAGAAGTGAAGAGTCTGCttgaaaaagaagaatttGCTCCTTTTAATAATGAGGACGTAAAAAAGTGGTACAATGGTTATAAATTAACGACTTCAGATGACTCCACCATTTATAGCTGTTTatcagttttaaaatatttgtggaCAAGTCACGGAATGAAGGAACCATGCTTTAAGGATTACTGGGTTGACTCGGGCAGCATCACTTACCTAGAACATCTGTTTGGACATTATCTGATTCATGAATTGATTGAAGATCTTATTGATGGAGAAGAGATCGAAATAAAggccattcaaaaatttgcgAAAGAAAACATAATTGCCTTACAAAACTTGATTCATCAAGAACTTAAATCTATAGATATGTCACATGCACATCTTTTCCTCCAATTTTTGACCGAAAATGGATACTTGAATGTTTTACGCACTAGCACTGAGAATGAAACAATCACCATTCGGATTCCAAATCACGAAATTAGGACGTTGTTGCGGGGAAAATGTTATGATGTAGGATTGTTTTCACAGAAACACCAGCTTTCAGGTAAAAATATTGAGGGTTATTTGGTTGCATTAGAATCAGTGCTAACAAGAGaagacaaaaatgtatttaaagaaTATGCAAAGGCTGTCTCTAAATTGTTTGATGGAGCCATAATGCCCCAAAACGAGGACGAATTTCATTGTATTCTCTTTGTTTTGACATATAATGTTAAAGATTATATAGTTCGCAGTGAACTAAGCATCTCCCGAACAAAACCTAAAGGAAGACCTCCTCATCTTGATTTGTTTATGATTTTGAATGAAGCTGGCTTGATTGTGGAATTAAAATCATCAGTGGCCGCTCTTTCTCAAATTAGAACGCGACAGTATGAATCAAGCTTCAACAACtacaaaaatgtcacaaagaaaatttttatgggTTTGCATATGACTAAAGAAGGGAAAGTTAGTCTGACTTACACTATTGGCGATTCACCTCCAGAAACTGTTACCAGCCATGAATAG
- the LOC138128490 gene encoding homologous recombination OB-fold protein-like, with product MFENNADFDFDLDDDLSLNLTTTDKSATTKRPVESSQEETSKKVKTFIDDLSPNFIRTGKIERTIKSPPENSSKKIRIFNVPKNAVKRKFPGPAGLLPERKNFNLSVHESPDSDSLEIPCSQTSMSVFEGGPWVEMSRDYNTLVEKFDIKWIKTRASLNKLHNRKAPFLGAIIQNVECFDGKNSIVKVVLKDETGEIQGTIIHNLYEEYSSSLVVGSVVVLKQFSVLTAGANNNHYLTITSNNLVTIYWKDADEVKVIKVQQVSCEELMGAVAPLRPQNHKTVNSIVGGGGEDRDIWKEALEGLDADSFFEDF from the exons ATGTTCGAAAATAACGCTGATTTCGATTTCGACCTCGACGAT gaTTTGTCGCTTAATTTGACCACAACTGATAAATCTGCTACAACTAAGCGACCGGTAGAATCCTCCCAAGAAGAAACTTCGAAGAAAgtgaaaacatttattgac GATTTGTCacctaattttattagaaCCGGTAAAATCGAGCGAACGATAAAGTCACCTCCAGAAAATTCATCGAAAAAGATAAGAATTTTCAACGTACCTAAAAATGCGGTCAAGCGGAAGTTCCCGGGCCCCGCGGGTCTTCTACCTGAACGCAAGAACTTCAACTTGTCAGTACACGAAAGCCCCGATTCGGACTCTCTCGAG ATTCCCTGTTCGCAAACGTCGATGTCAGTATTCGAAGGGGGTCCTTGGGTGGAGATGAGCCGCGACTACAATACACTAGTCGAAAAATTCGACATCAAATGGATCAAAACCAGAGCCAGTCTCAATAAGTTGCACAATCGGAAAGCCCCCTTCCTGGGGGCCATAATCCAAAACGTCGAGTGTTTCGACGGCAAAAACTCAATAGTTAAAGTCGTGTTGAAAGACGAAACGGGCGAAATTCAAGGAACTATCATTCACAATTTGTACGAAGAATACTCGAGTAGTTTAGTGGTGGGGTCAGTCGTTGTGCTAAAACAGTTCAGTGTGCTTACTGCTGGTGctaataataatcattatcTGACGATCACTTCGAATAATTTGGTGACAATTTATTGGAAAGATGCGGACGAGGTGAAGGTGATCAAAGTGCAGCAAGTCTCTTGTGAGGAGTTGATGGGGGCGGTGGCGCCTCTGAGGCCTCAAAATCACAAGACCGTAAATTCGATTGTAGGCGGCGGCGGGGAGGACCGGGACATCTGGAAGGAGGCCCTCGAGGGTCTCGACGCCGACTCCTTCTTCGAGGACTTCTAG
- the LOC138128491 gene encoding leucine-rich repeat-containing protein 51-like: protein MQIDEKRELETSKPADFSFKKLKLLEATGPEQARASRLGGVPERGAQHKKFLTRSVWLNNNKLRNIRNVDAFVDSILEFPEKLGWLDCSFNQITEIHESILKFPELKIVYFHGNCIESLDQVRKLKNLKMLKTVTFHGNPISNLSFYRSYIISALPQIDNLDFTPVLKNEKLAPAPSEYLKDSRAKTPREGTKGDD from the exons ATGCAAATCGACGAAAAACGGGAGCTAGAGACTAGCAAACCGGccgatttttctttcaaaaaactgAAACTTCTCGAAG CGACAGGACCGGAGCAAGCCCGCGCGTCGCGCCTAGGCGGGGTGCCCGAGCGCGGGGCCCAACACAAGAAATTCCTCACTCGGTCGGTCTGgctcaacaacaacaaactgCGCAACATCCGCAACGTGGACGCTTTCGTCGATTCAATCTTGGAGTTTCCGGAGAAGCTCGGCTGGCTCGACTGCTCCTTCAACCAGATCACGGAAATACACGAG TCGATCCTGAAATTCCCCGAACTGAAAATCGTCTATTTCCACGGGAACTGCATCGAGAGCCTCGACCAAGTGCGCAAGCTCAAGAACCTGAAGATGCTCAAGACCGTCACCTTCCACGGGAACCCCATCTCGAACCTGTCGTTCTACAGGAGCTACATCATTTCGGCGCTACCGCAG ATTGACAATTTGGACTTCACGCCGGTCCTGAAGAACGAGAAGTTGGCGCCGGCCCCCTCGGAGTACTTGAAGGACTCCAGAGCGAAGACTCCCAGAGAAGGCACAAAAGGCGATGACTGA